In the genome of Streptomyces globosus, one region contains:
- a CDS encoding cation-translocating P-type ATPase — MADPAAGPDLAPDVTPDPLEPLPLLRRELHTGPLGLSSREAARRLAVYGPNEVRRAAQRSVLRELLRQLVHPLALLLWAAAALAFVAAIGVLGWAIVAVVLVNAGFALVQERQAEKAVETLARYLPARAQVIRDGRPQHVPARDLVPGDLVVLEEGDRIPADARLTEGGIEADLSMLTGESTPVERLAGPGLQAIPVLQEPNLVFSGTSATEGQARAIVFATGDHTELGRIAALSQRTRREPSPLEKQVKKVAWLIAAVAVAMGAVFLVTGVAVGLPVTDSLMFAIGLLVANVPEGLLPTITLALAVGVRVLARQGAVIKRLSAVETLGSTNVICTDKTGTLTRNDMRLHGLWTPEHLTESGPRSAELIRAAALCTTVTRESDGQLHGDPTELALVEGAAGHAVPVEPAERDAGRRACFRFDPRLRLMSVVQDSGTGRLRVIAKGAPEAVLSLLAGGEPAGKAKEAADALAADGMRVLAVAVRDLPAGAPVPARRQQAEQGLHLLGLVGLYDPPRPEVAAAVRRCHEAGLTVHIVTGDNGATAAAIARSVGIGVPKLQVVAQSEAVDDRRLDHLLQQGDTEIVFARSSPETKLKVADALRSHGQIVAMTGDGVNDAPALHRAHIGVAMGRSGTDVAREASTMVLTDDNFATIVTAIESGRRVYDNVRKFIVYIFAHLTPEVVPFLVFALSGGAVPLPLTVLQILAIDLGTETLPALALGRERAEPGVMSRPPRPSSQGVINKDMLVRSWGWLGSVSAVLVMAAYFYVLWRAGWQPGDPTGPGTPLHDAYLTATTATFAGIVTCQVGTAIAARTDHAALRDIGFFTNPLLLAGIAFELAFTAALVYAPPLQHLFGTAALPVDVVLLIAAFPLLVWGTDELRRWARRRRSTGSRAGGRPAAGSDWTHG, encoded by the coding sequence ATGGCTGACCCTGCTGCCGGGCCGGACCTCGCCCCGGACGTCACGCCGGATCCCCTTGAGCCCCTTCCCCTGCTCCGCCGCGAGCTGCACACGGGCCCGCTGGGCCTGTCGAGCCGGGAGGCAGCCCGCCGGCTGGCGGTCTACGGGCCGAACGAGGTGCGCCGTGCCGCGCAGCGGAGCGTCCTCCGGGAGCTCCTGCGACAGCTGGTCCACCCCCTGGCCCTGCTGCTGTGGGCGGCGGCCGCACTCGCCTTCGTCGCCGCCATCGGCGTGCTCGGCTGGGCGATCGTCGCGGTCGTCCTCGTCAACGCCGGATTCGCCCTCGTCCAGGAACGGCAGGCCGAGAAGGCCGTCGAGACCCTGGCCCGGTACCTTCCCGCACGGGCCCAGGTGATCCGCGACGGCCGGCCGCAGCACGTCCCCGCCCGCGATCTGGTACCCGGGGACCTCGTCGTCCTGGAGGAAGGCGACCGGATCCCTGCGGACGCCCGTCTGACCGAAGGGGGCATCGAAGCCGACCTGTCCATGCTGACCGGCGAGTCCACCCCCGTCGAGCGCCTGGCCGGCCCCGGTCTGCAGGCGATACCGGTGCTCCAGGAGCCCAACCTCGTCTTCAGCGGCACCAGCGCCACCGAGGGACAGGCCCGGGCGATCGTCTTCGCCACCGGCGACCACACGGAGCTCGGCCGGATCGCCGCGCTCAGCCAGCGCACCCGCCGCGAGCCGAGCCCGCTGGAGAAGCAGGTCAAGAAGGTCGCCTGGCTCATCGCGGCGGTCGCCGTGGCCATGGGAGCGGTCTTCCTCGTGACCGGTGTGGCGGTGGGCCTGCCGGTGACCGACTCGCTGATGTTCGCGATCGGGCTGCTCGTCGCCAACGTCCCCGAAGGGCTGCTGCCCACGATCACCCTCGCCCTTGCCGTCGGCGTCCGGGTCCTGGCCCGCCAGGGTGCGGTGATCAAGAGGCTGAGCGCGGTGGAGACCCTCGGCTCCACCAACGTCATCTGCACGGACAAGACCGGCACGCTCACCCGGAACGACATGCGGCTGCACGGCCTGTGGACGCCCGAGCACCTGACGGAGAGCGGCCCCCGCAGCGCCGAACTCATCCGGGCAGCCGCCCTGTGCACCACCGTCACCCGGGAGTCGGACGGCCAACTGCACGGAGACCCGACCGAGCTCGCCCTCGTGGAAGGGGCCGCCGGGCACGCGGTGCCCGTCGAACCGGCCGAGCGGGACGCGGGCCGCCGCGCCTGCTTCCGCTTCGACCCGCGCCTGCGCCTGATGTCGGTGGTCCAGGACTCCGGCACCGGCCGCCTCCGTGTCATCGCCAAGGGCGCCCCCGAGGCCGTGCTGTCGCTGCTGGCAGGCGGAGAGCCGGCCGGGAAGGCCAAGGAGGCCGCCGACGCCCTGGCCGCGGACGGCATGCGGGTGCTCGCCGTGGCCGTACGGGACCTGCCGGCCGGTGCCCCCGTACCGGCGCGGCGGCAGCAGGCCGAGCAGGGGCTGCACCTGCTCGGGCTGGTCGGACTCTACGATCCCCCGCGGCCGGAGGTCGCGGCCGCGGTCCGGCGCTGCCACGAGGCGGGCCTCACCGTGCACATCGTCACCGGCGACAACGGTGCCACGGCCGCCGCGATCGCCCGCTCGGTCGGCATCGGCGTGCCGAAGCTGCAGGTGGTCGCCCAGTCCGAGGCGGTCGACGACCGCCGGCTCGACCACCTCCTGCAACAGGGCGACACCGAGATCGTGTTCGCGCGTTCGTCGCCCGAGACCAAGCTGAAGGTGGCCGACGCCCTGCGCAGCCACGGGCAGATCGTCGCCATGACCGGCGACGGGGTGAACGACGCGCCCGCCCTGCACCGCGCCCACATCGGCGTGGCCATGGGACGGTCGGGCACCGACGTGGCCCGCGAGGCGTCCACGATGGTCCTGACGGACGACAACTTCGCCACCATCGTCACGGCGATCGAATCCGGCCGCCGGGTCTACGACAACGTCCGCAAGTTCATCGTCTACATCTTCGCCCACCTCACCCCCGAGGTCGTCCCCTTCCTCGTGTTCGCCCTCTCCGGCGGGGCGGTTCCGCTGCCGCTGACCGTGCTCCAGATTCTCGCCATCGACCTCGGCACCGAGACCCTCCCCGCGCTCGCCCTCGGCCGCGAGCGCGCCGAACCCGGCGTCATGAGCCGGCCGCCCCGCCCCAGCAGCCAAGGAGTGATCAACAAGGACATGCTCGTCCGCAGCTGGGGTTGGCTCGGCAGCGTGTCCGCCGTGCTCGTCATGGCCGCGTACTTCTACGTCCTCTGGCGCGCCGGATGGCAGCCCGGTGACCCGACCGGCCCGGGCACCCCGCTCCACGACGCCTACCTGACGGCAACCACCGCCACCTTCGCCGGCATCGTCACCTGCCAGGTCGGCACGGCCATCGCCGCACGCACCGATCACGCCGCCCTGCGCGACATCGGGTTCTTCACCAACCCCCTGCTCCTCGCCGGCATCGCCTTCGAACTCGCCTTCACCGCGGCGCTCGTCTACGCGCCCCCGCTCCAGCACCTCTTCGGCACCGCGGCCCTGCCCGTGGACGTCGTCCTCCTCATCGCGGCCTTCCCGCTGCTGGTCTGGGGAACCGACGAACTCCGCCGCTGGGCCCGCCGCCGGCGCTCCACCGGCTCGCGAGCGGGCGGGCGCCCGGCTGCCGGGTCAGACTGGACCCATGGGTGA
- a CDS encoding ABC transporter ATP-binding protein, translated as MGDEPAIELTGLTKRYGAVVGVDTLTLTVRPGEVFGFLGPNGAGKTTTLRCLVGLLRPTGGTVRVLGLDPITDHGRVAPHLGYLPGELRFYPELSGAQTLDLLSDLQGAPSPRRGKLCDRLGLTRSVLDRPVGGYSRGMKQKLGLVQALQHDPRLVVLDEPTEGLDPLVQETFYALLQEMASAGRTVLLSSHVLPEVQRTCGRVAIVRDGRLVTVESVAGLREARARRIRLTFADGQVPRTLGGAERWGPRRQGNRVELLVPPSEAVSALRGLLGPAVLDVTVEEAGLDEAFLDLYRRGGPEEGP; from the coding sequence ATGGGTGACGAGCCGGCCATCGAGCTGACCGGTCTGACCAAGAGGTACGGGGCGGTGGTCGGGGTCGACACATTGACCCTGACCGTGCGGCCCGGCGAGGTGTTCGGCTTCCTCGGACCCAACGGAGCGGGGAAGACGACCACGCTGCGGTGCCTTGTCGGGCTGCTCCGGCCCACCGGGGGAACCGTACGGGTGCTGGGGCTGGATCCGATCACCGATCACGGCCGGGTCGCGCCACACCTCGGATACCTCCCCGGCGAACTCCGGTTCTACCCGGAACTCTCCGGGGCACAGACGCTCGACCTCCTCTCCGACCTGCAGGGAGCTCCGTCGCCCCGCCGCGGGAAGCTGTGCGATCGGCTGGGCCTCACCCGGTCGGTGCTCGACCGGCCTGTCGGCGGTTACTCGCGCGGCATGAAACAGAAGCTGGGACTGGTGCAGGCGTTGCAGCACGATCCGCGCCTGGTGGTGCTCGACGAGCCCACCGAGGGGCTCGATCCGCTGGTGCAGGAGACGTTCTACGCACTGCTCCAGGAGATGGCCTCCGCCGGACGGACCGTCCTGCTGTCCAGCCACGTCCTGCCGGAGGTGCAGCGCACGTGCGGGCGGGTGGCGATCGTACGGGACGGCCGGCTGGTGACGGTGGAGAGCGTGGCAGGCCTGCGCGAGGCACGCGCCAGGCGGATCCGGCTGACGTTCGCCGACGGGCAGGTGCCCCGGACCCTGGGCGGCGCGGAGCGCTGGGGCCCGCGCCGGCAGGGGAACCGCGTGGAGCTGCTCGTGCCGCCGAGCGAAGCCGTCTCCGCGCTGCGCGGGTTGCTGGGGCCGGCGGTCCTGGACGTCACGGTGGAGGAAGCGGGCCTCGACGAGGCGTTCCTGGACCTGTACCGCCGCGGAGGCCCGGAGG